One genomic window of Hydra vulgaris chromosome 03, alternate assembly HydraT2T_AEP includes the following:
- the LOC136078767 gene encoding uncharacterized protein LOC136078767, with protein sequence MLTRVPKTWLNELSQRNTKELCGVSIAEEIRNCHSKHHFGVNRTMFTVQRRLPHVLRKDVEECVRKCCQCNSTDPAPIKWENGVLDVPDTRYQFACDVTHYKGSPYLTMIDCGPSWFAIWRMLPCEDTKNVVSHNVVNNVAVFKSSEFSNICEKWCVKNKYRCAYRPSGNGIVERNHRTVKRTAARAQICPLVAVFWYNATPTVGTNEESAPASQKNKIGEIVYVRLADAKCTSVWKIGTVTDILTNTNIETDGVPRHVRDVRIAPASNSSNASSKIVISEEVVSDESDSEDLDIFAAREEGTEETVVDAEEEADGREIVDNLLPAIRRSTRERRKPTYLNDYVT encoded by the exons ATGTTGACAAGAGTTCCAAAGACTTGGTTAAATGAGCTTTCACAAAGAAATACGAAAGAGCTATGTGGAGTAAGTATTGCTGAAGAAATTCGTAATTGTCACTCAAAGCATCATTTTGGTGTTAATCGGACAATGTTTACAGTGCAACGAAGACTTCCGCACGTATTAAGGAAAGATGTTGAAGAATGTGTTCGTAAATGTTGTCAATGTAATTCAACTGATCCAGCGCCAATAAAATGGGAAAATGGAGTACTAGATGTACCAGACACACGGTATCAATTTGCTTGTGATGTGACTCACTATAAAGGGTCGCCATATTTAACAATGATTGACTGTGGACCAAGTTGGTTTGCAATTTGGAGAATGTTGCCTTGCGAAGATACCAAAAATGTAGTAAGTCACAATGTAGTCAATAATGTAGCGGTGTTTAAATCTAgtgaattttcaaatatatgtgaaaaatggtgtgtaaaaaataagtatagaTGTGCATATAGACCATCAGGAAATGGGATTGTGGAGCGTAACCACCGCACAGTAAAACGAACAGCTGCGAGGGCACAAATATGTCCGTTAGTAGCGGTATTTTGGTACAATGCAACACCAACGGTGGGAACAAACGAGGAATCTGCACCTGcttctcaaaaaaataa AATTGGAGAAATAGTTTATGTTCGCCTCGCTGATGCAAAGTGCACTTCAGTTTGGAAAATTGGTACTGTAACTGACATACTCACAAACACAAATATTGAAACTGATGGTGTACCAAGACATGTGCGAGACGTGAGAATAGCTCCTGCCTCAAATTCTTCAAACGCTTCAAGTAAAATTGTTATCAGTGAAGAGGTTGTCAGTGATGAAAGTGATTCAGAAGATTTAGACATTTTTGCTGCACGAGAGGAAGGAACTGAAGAAACAGTTGTTGACGCTGAGGAGGAAGCTGACGGCAGAGAAATCGTCGATAATTTATTACCAGCAATCAGACGATCAACCAGAGAAAGGAGAAAGCCGACATATTTAAATGACTATGTTACTTAA